GCGTCGGCGGCAGGGTCAGGAAGCCGATGGCGACGAACCAGTGGGCGAAGCCGACGATCCCCCACCGGTTCATCCGGGTGTGGCCGAGGAACTCCTTGACCAGGGTGATCGTTCGCTGCTTCGGGTTGTCGGTGCGACTGCCTGCCGGCACCGGCTGCCCGATACGGACGAACCGGTAGATCTGCGCGACGGCTCGGGCGATGAGCGCAACGCCGACGACGGTCAGCACCAGCGACACGATGATCGCGGCGAGTTGCATTGGGGGCTCCTCGGGCCTGCGAGGGTGGGATCCAGCGCGTACAAGGGATTACTAAGCAGTAACTTAGTTAGTCTGTGCTGACACTATCCACTTATTCCGCCCCGCTGTAGCCGGGCAGGCGGTGATCTGTGTCGCTCAGGCGAGCCTTCCCCGGACGGATCGCCCGCAGGCCCTCGCGCAGTCGGAGATGCGCGGTCCGCGCGAGAATCGCCAGGTCCAGTCCTGTTCCATGATGCTCTGCGTAGTGCGCGTCCAGCAGAGCGGGTTCGTCCCAGGGCATCCGGGAGCGGGCGCGGACCTGTGACAGGCCCGTCCAGCCGGGGCGCAGTTCCTGCCGCCGGGCGCCGGTCACCGGGCCGCGCAGCGCCGGATGGCCGGGCCGCAGCGGCGGCGGGCCGACCAGGGAGAGGTCCCCGCGGACGACGTGGGGCAGCCGGGACAGCAGGTCGAGCCGGAACCGCCTGGTCCGCAGCGACCGCAGCTCGAAGGGGCGGCCGCCGAGACCGATCCGCGTCTCCCGGCGCAGCACGCCTCCCCGGGTCCACGGCGGCCGCAGGGCGAGGGCCAGGGCGGCGAGGGCGAGCGCGGGGGCGGCGGCCAGGAGCAGCAGCGAGCCGAGGGTCAGGTCCAGGGCGCGCTTCGCGGTCACGGCCGCGAAGCGGGCGGCGACCGCCTCGGTGGCGCGCGCCGCGGCCAGGCGTACCGCGGCCGTGAGCGCCGCCACCGGGCGGACCGCCGCCGGATGCGCCGCCGCCGGACGGACCGCCACCGGGCGCATCGCGGTCCGGCGTGCCGTGAACGGGTCCGCCGTCCATCTCCTTCGTGCCACGGTCCGCGCCGCCGTCCGCTTCGGGTTCCGCATCGCACCTGCCCGGGGATCCGTGACGTTCCTTATGACCGTCTCGCCTGAATTTGTGACAGAACGATCCCATGATGCGAAGGTGGGTGGGGGCGTGTGACGCGAGCCACTCCCCGGGTGTCGCGGGGAAGGCGCCGGAGGCGCGGTCGCGCGGCCGATTTTCAGGAGTCCCCGCAGGTGGGGTCAGGTCCGAGCAGTTAAGTTGAGCGTAATTGACTCAGGTCCTTTGACTCCGGTGGACGTGTGATGCATCCTTGAGTCAGATCCACTCAAGTAGTCAGTTGGAGGAATCGAAATGGCACGTGCGGTCGGCATCGACCTGGGCACGACTAACTCCGTCGTCAGCGTTCTCGAAGGCGGCGAGCCCACCGTCATCACCAACGCCGAAGGCGCCAGGACCACGCCGTCCGTCGTCGCCTTCGCGAAGAACGGCGAGGTCCTCGTCGGAGAGGTCGCCAAGCGCCAGGCGGTCACGAACGTCGACAGGACGATCCGTTCGGTCAAGCGCCACATGGGCACCGACTGGAAGATCGAGCTCGACGGCAAGAACTTCAACCCGCAGCAGATGAGCGCCTTCATCCTGCAGAAGCTGAAGCGCGACGCCGAGGCGTACCTGGGCGAGAAGGTCACCGACGCGGTGATCACCGTCCCGGCGTACTTCAACGACTCCGAGCGTCAGGCGACGAAGGAGGCCGGTGAGATCGCGGGCCTCAACGTCCTGCGCATCGTCAACGAGCCGACGGCCGCCGCCCTCGCGTACGGCCTCGACAAGGACGACCAGACGATCCTCGTCTTCGACCTCGGCGGCGGCACCTTCGACGTGTCGCTCCTGGAGATCGGTGACGGCGTCGTCGAGGTGAAGGCCACCAACGGCGACAACCACCTCGGTGGTGACGACTGGGACCAGCGGGTCG
This DNA window, taken from Streptomyces nitrosporeus, encodes the following:
- a CDS encoding sugar transferase, encoding MRPVAVRPAAAHPAAVRPVAALTAAVRLAAARATEAVAARFAAVTAKRALDLTLGSLLLLAAAPALALAALALALRPPWTRGGVLRRETRIGLGGRPFELRSLRTRRFRLDLLSRLPHVVRGDLSLVGPPPLRPGHPALRGPVTGARRQELRPGWTGLSQVRARSRMPWDEPALLDAHYAEHHGTGLDLAILARTAHLRLREGLRAIRPGKARLSDTDHRLPGYSGAE